The genome window cttaaaaatgtagttttgtaaGCCCTCTTCACTGAGAAGATGGTGATCAGTGCAACTATCTTCTAAAGTTacagtgtgaaaaaaaatttaagactGTTGTGTAGCTGTTTCTAGCAGGTGCTTTTCATCTGTTGGTTAATTAGGCATACCCCTGCAGACTTTAAAGATAGGACTCTCTCTGCCTTCTGTATTGAGAAATTGATTAGATACATGGAAAAGAAgtaagaaggggaaaaatacacaaatttgTTCAGTTactttttgccaaaaaaaataaaatatctgctttttatattttgaaatgttttttataCGCTATGGTTATAGCTCTTTTTCGTCACTATTATCATATTACTTGGACAAATTTTGCCAAATGATGCGGTTACTTAGTCTTCAAAACtagagcagggctgcaggcaaCTTTGGGGGCATTCTACAATCATGGCCTGGGTGGAACCAAACTTGCATTAAGGAAGAAATGCTGGAATATGCTCTAAGAAAATTATGATTTACCTTTCTTGTCCTTCCCTGAAGCATCCCTTGTACTGAAGCTTGGTGGTTGTGAGTTGTTTTTATGTTCCCACCAGACCGTAAAATCCAATTCACATAACATTGGAACAACTCTGATGTGTGTCTTCAAAAGCAATGCAAGCAGGCCCAAAGGGCTAATTTTCCCAGGTAGGAAACAGAAGGGGTACTGTTCTGTTAAATCCTTACATTTTAGTCTAATACTAAATTTGTCTTTAGGCAGGTGTTGGATGGATGCTTTGGAGCTGGCACTGAAATGTTCAAGTCTACTTAAACGTACAATGATTAGGGAAGGCAAAGAACATGATTTGAACTCCTCAGCTGACAGTACTCATGTCTCTTTCTATGGTCTGCTCCGTGCTAACAACTTGCACAGTGGAGAAAACTTACCGTAAGTGAATTAATTACTAAACCTGATTGCTTTTGGGCAGAACCTTCTAGTGATAATTTTGCCACAGGGAGGCTaaggctggtttttttttttttttttgctcctgaGTTCTCTTTATATGCCTATATTGCAGTGTGTTTTACACCCTgcacataaaatgaaaaaaaatttttttaagcaaagtgGATCCAGGGGAAATTTGGTCCAAGGAACTTGGAGTATTGCATCAGGAAGTTTGGTTAAACtgttcaaaatagaaaaaatgaaaattttaagttGGTCCCTCTTATTAGCTTCAGTGGAAAATCAGAAGCTTAGTACACATGACAAAAGTCAATAGACTGAATTTAAGTTGCTGTTCTTTAGTTAAAGAAATGAATAATCCTTTATTTAAATGGTTTCAGCATGAATCATCAGATGGATGAATAATAATTCTGTCACCTTATGATTAAATGCATTAAAGTGAAGATTGTCTTATATCACCTGATATTTAATATCTGAGAGCCCTTGAGTTACTCCCTGATTATTTCAATAAATACTTTCAGCCAGGTTTTTGTGAGCATAAGCTTCACCAGGACACTACTCCAGCACTGGCTCCTCTCCCAACAAGTCTGCAgatccctgccaggagcctgctccagcacaggcctcCCATGGGTTTACAGCATCCTCTCAGTCATCCACCTCAGTAGTTGTCCACCAATTCAATATACTTTGTGAAGATTTAGCTGCCCATTTGTCTTTTCTGGGTGGGCAAGAATTTTGTATTGCTGTTACGGGTATGCTGTCCCAGAGAGAGACCTGAGTGGaagaaatgcaattatttttatgcaATGCATAGATGGTCtgagaaaagcacaaaaaaggCAAATGCTTGCCCCCTGCAACAATTAAAGGCCCTATCCAGATGACCAAGCttggctcagctgcagctttgcGCCTTCTTTTCACTCATAGGAACAGTATGACTGCTGTGATTCAGCAATTCAGCTGGAGATCTGTACTCTGGAATAGTAGTTTAATATCAACTGCTGGCCAAGATTGCAATCACAGCAATTAGCTACAGCTGTTAAACTGCATTAGTCTTAATTAAACTTAAGACTAATAAGTTTAATTAAGACATCTTCTGGTATAGTATATTCTTAGAGTATTCAGTGTGCTTAACTGTCTAAGGAGCAAAACTGGTCTAGCTTTAATTGGGTGTcagaagagggagaagaaaggtGAAAGCAATTTTAGCTTCAGCTGAGAGACAGCTTTTTTAAGTAGTTTAATAGCAAGAGAAGGTCCAAGGAAAACATTGGACCAATACTTGTTGAAGGTGGTCACCTGAAAAgtagagatgaagaaaaagcaagcatgttcactgcttttttttttttttttttttttttttttttttgcctcagtcaTTAGTATTAATAGTAGACTAGGCTGCTTGGGAGGTCTGTGAGTGCAGGATCAGTGATTTTCCCATTTGTGGGAACTGAAATTGTAAGAGAGCAGTTGTATCAGCTGAATGTTTGTAAGTCTATGTGGTCTGATGTGATTCATCACAGAGTAGTGGAGGAGCTAGCGGATGTTATGACAGGATACCTCTCAGTTGTCTACCAAAGGTCTGGGGAGTCTGAGGAGGTTCCTGCCAACTGGAAACTAACCAGGCAGAGTCAGCATAGGGAAAGTCAAGTTTAGCTAATAAGATATTCTTCATAAGATAAGGTCAGTTGCCTACTGGATGAAGGTAAAACAGTGGATGTAGTTTTTCTGGATTTTATAAGGCTTTTGATATTGTCTCTCACAGGATAGTTTTGGATAAATTATTCAGCTGTGAGATGAGCAGGGTTGCCATGTGCTGGTTGAAGAACTGGTGAATGGCTGGGTGAATGGTTGGGTGAATGGCAGGACTCAAAGGGGTGTGGTGAATGGAGCTACATCTGGCTGGTGGCACCAGCAATGTCCCTCAGGGCTCATTCATGGGTCTGTTCTGTTCAGTGTTCTTATCAGTGATCTGGATGTAGGAATTGAATGTATTCTTAGCAAATTTGCTGGCAATGCTAAACAGGGAGGTGCTGCTGACTCTCTCAAGGGATGAGAGGCCTTGCAGAGGGATCTGCATAGATTAGAGAATTGGGGAATCATCAATGGCATGGAATTAAAGAAGTCCAAGTGCCTGATTCTGCACCTAGGGTAGGGTAATGGCAGGCACAAGAATAAATTGGCAGAATAAatgagcagccctgccctcatGGTGGCTCAAGGTGACTATTGGGCGTGAGGTGGGCACAGGACCACAGACGAGGGCAGTGGAAACTGGCTGGGGGGGTCTGTCTGACAGAGGGATCAACATGGGTCAGCATTGAGCCCTGGCAGCCAAGAGGGTAAACAccatcctggggtgcatcaaaCAGACATTAACCTGTCAAGAGAGGTAATTGTACCGCTACATTCAACATTTGTGTGGCCTCACCTTGAGGGatgtgggcagctctgggccccAAAATTTAGACAGGTTATGAAGATTCTTGACTATATTCTGAGGAGGAGCAACAAATCTTGTTAAAGAGCTGAAAGGCATGGCCTGTGAGGAGGGACTGAGAACTTTGTTTGTCTAGTTttgagaaaaggaggctgagatGCAAACTTAGAGCTCTCTTACAGCTTTTTGAGGAGGGGAACTGGAAAGGGAGGTGCTGAATTCTTCTCCCTGGTATAGAAGCATGGGAATGGTTTAAAGTATCATCAGAagaggtttagactggacatTAGGGAGCGTTTTTTTTACTGAACGTATGGTCAGACACTGGAATAGGCTTCCTAGAAGAGGTGGTTGATGTCCCAGGCTCATCAGTGTTATTTGACAGTTCAGTGAGAAAAGTATACATACTACATGTTTCCAGCAAGGCTAGTTTGACACTGCTGCCACCTCAGGCTTGATACCGGCAATTTTGGTGTGTATTTTATTAAGATTCTGGTTTGGAAACAATGAAATTTTGTCAAGTTGAAGATTCATGTagcctttgtttttaataggTTAAATGACAGTGAAATTGAAAGGCATCACTTCAAAGATCAAGATACATACTCTGACAAGTCTGATAAGGAAAATGACCATGACCACGAAGAATCTGATAATGATGGACTGGGGAAAAGTGAAGAAAGCGACAGTGACACATCGGAGCGACAGGATGATTCTTATGTCGATCCAGAACCAATTGATATCAAGGAAACTACTTACTTAGAACAGAGTCATGAAGAACTTGGGGAGGTAAAAGTGCTGTTGATGTACTGAGCAAGGAGGTTCTCCAAATAGTAAGCTGATATTTTAAGGGTCAGACTACACTTGAAAGCTGACTTGCAGGATtggctttcatattttcagtaACAATGTATAGAAAAGGTTCTGTTCACCCATATTCCGCTCTGCTTTGCCATTCTTGTGCTAATATATGAGATTTTAACAGAGATAATGAATTTACCTGGCATATTGCTCATACAGAACGTACAGAAAGggcctcctgcagcagaggttCGTCATGAGTATTTGTTCTTTTGTTGGTGCTTCTGTTTGAATTTTATTACCTtagtctggttttttttcttcaagtaaaaattttcaaattgaAGGTTTGAATGCAACctgacacttctttttttttttttcctgcaagagAGAGAAGTTAAGCAGTTGTAGTCTGCAGAATTTAGTGGAAGGTTTGCTGTGCTTCTGATGTCAACTTGCATTCCAATGATTCCCCAGAGCTGCTATTCCACTTCTGCAGGTTGTTTTATGTATTTGCCTATACAGGCAAATATGACAGGGATTTGTAAACCAAAAATCTTGGTAACAGAAATTAAAGTAAGTCTTTTCACAaatctcctctttctccttAAGAGAAATGACTATgagtttttttttatattcatgCAACTTGAATACCTTATGCTTTAGTGCTTTCTAGTACCATGTCTAGAAAAAGCAGTGTTTTAGGAAAAGCTGAGGagttttaaattacaaatttttGAGTATGCATTTTAGAACTGTTCTGGAAGAAGAAtgcctttccttgcttttcctaCAACCATTGCTCTTGATTTCAGAAACTACATGGTATAATATCTCCCCTCTTCTTGGACAGAAAGGAGCGTGGAATgttgctgctggttttgctcaGTTACCCCTAAGTGGTGtattttctttaaggaaaacCACGGATGCTACTGACTGATTCAAGGCAGTGAAAAGCATAGATATGTCAGCTTTTATGGTTGCGAAAAGCTGGTAAAATGAACAGCCCTTTGGTGTTTAAGTCCTGTATTTGAGAAGAGAGAGTAATGCAGGTGATGCCTAGGAAAGGACTAAGAAAGGATTTCTGAACATCCTACCTCAAAATTTTCTAGCCTAGAAATGATGAAAACAATTGCAGTTTTTAATGCTGAATTTATCATACTTCATTAAAGATGTATCATAAGTGTATTTATAGAAACTTGATCTAACTTCTATAGTTGTTTCAGCATCTCAGAATGGTTTATTTTAAGTATCCATTTTACATTCTTACTGCAACCTTAGAATGTGTTGACCTGTCTTCTGGAGGATTGTTTGCTTTCTCCGTTCCATAAGCAGTTTTTTGGTTCATCCTAGGCAGGTGAGGCTGCTCAGACAGAAGAAgtgtcagaagaaaataaaagtttgatCTGGACACTACTGAAGCAAGTCCGGCCAGGAATGGACTTGTCCAAGGTTGTACTGCCTACGTTTATTTTGGAACCTCGCTCTTTCCTGGACAAGCTCTCTGATTACTACTACCATGCAGACTTTCTGTCTGAGTAAGTCTCTGGTTTTCAttcttcatttaatttcatgttttttaattaaaatagagtaaaagtGTCAGAAATTGCCATTTTCCGAAAGCTAACTGCCTGGAGAACTCATATGGTACATCTTGAAGTCTGGCCCCTCTTGTAATTTAATAGCAGTCATGTTGCAGGCATTTCTGGTTTAGCTTCTGAAGACTGGTTGAAAGACTTCTGaaaatgagtttatttttttttctctgagaagcatatttaaaatgagaaacCAATaatagttaattttttaatacagtgTTAAGTTCTGTCCAGATTTACAGTTGTCAGCTCAAATGTAGCTAATAAATTAAAGACTGCAAATTGAAATATTATTCAGCTCAGAGGTCTGCATGTACGTAGGCTGGTAGTAAAAAGAAGACTAAATGGAAGAACTTGAGTGAGGGTGGGACAGAATTTAATGTTACAAAGAACAGACTCAAATACAGAAATTCCATTTCTGGCATTTTAGTTTGACTTCAATTTTCAGACAATTATTTGAGAACTTTAAATTTGGTGAGGTCAGGCTTGAAGTTTTACAGTAGTGCAAATCACAGACGTGTTTTAGTCAGCTCATAGATTCAAGATATGTCACAACAATTGATAGCATGTTATAAATGATGCAATACTGGTACTTGATCTGTGTGTTCTgtttcacagagctgctcttgaaGAGAATGCTTATAACCGCATGAAAAAAGTAGTGAAATGGTATTTGTCAGGATTCTACAAAAAGCCAAAGGTATACTTTCATATATTATTTTGTCTTCGGTCACTGTGTCTAGTTTGAGGACTTAGGGATATGCTGGAgtaagtttttctttttgaatttatattttatccttttttaaaaaagcaaagttaCGTTTTCATTGTTTGCACAAACACAACATGGAAATTTTTGGTCCCTAGCCATGCTTAAAATAGATTATATTCAATTGCATTTGTCTCTTGGAGTAGAAGCTgaactaaatattttttgataAAGTTGAGCCAGTTCTATATTTACCGTTCTTCCGTGATAACAGTCTGAAATTAGAGGACTAATGTTTCTACCACTTAATTTAGCTTTGTACTAAATACTTTTCATAGTCATGTTGTTGGGAAATAGTATTGACAGCAAGTACTTACAATCTAACTTCAGACAAAAGCTCTGCCATaattctgcaaaacaaaacaaacgtTACATTCTGTGTGTCCTTACATGTAGCATAGTTTCATGGATATACTGAATGTATGATAATTTCCTTAGAGTGAAGAGCAGACTAATTGAGCATAATACCCAAATGATGAAATCAAGAACCATGTACTTCAGCATATATATtatgacaatttttttcctgtgtgtctTATCTTCAGTGATAGACTGATAAAATGTTCTGTGACTTGTGTATATGCATATGGTTACTCTCTATTCAATTTCTGTTTAGGGACTAAAAAAGCCGTACAATCCTATACTTGGAGAGTTTTTCCGCTGCATGTGGATTCATCCAAGGACAAACAGCAAGACTTTTTATATTGCAGAACAGGTAGATGCaataactggaaaaaataattttaagaaaaataaatgtattgtgTATTTGTGCTAGTTAAATGCTATGGTAGTTTCAGAAAATTTACTGAAGTGTACGAGTAGTATCCTAAAACCTCTCCTGGTGAGCATAGTTTTCTTACAGTTGTCTCTTTTAAGTGTGCCTTCctaaagagagagagggaggaaggtgTTTCcaatatttctgttcttcttCCCCTGGAACAAGTCAAGTGCGGATTTTCTTAATTCTTGAAATTCAGTAGGGGATTGCTTGATCTTTAAAGATTTTAGTCAAACTTCACTTATATTAACTGCATTCTAATATGTGCAGCCTGAATTTTGCATTGTCATTGTTATTTCAAAGTTTATACTGTGTTTGCTAtattgcttggttttgtttttctcaaatcttgtttttttttccaacaggtGTCACATCATCCACCAATATCTGCCTTCTATGTTAGCAACCGCAAGGACGGTTTTTGCCTTAGTGGTAGCATTCTGGCCAAATCAAAATTCTATGGTAAAtaatgggggtttttttggttataTGTGTATTGAGGGATGCAAAATTGGTGCGTGTGAGCTGTGTTTTATGGATGAAAGAAGGCTGTTAGAAGGATGAGTGTTTTGGCTGTTGTGTTGTCCTTTCCTTACAAAGTTTTTGCTACTGGTCTTCAgagttttaatttctgtttttggagtggtttaatttttaattggaGACACTGTGTATTAGTGGCTTCACTAGATAGGATAGGTTGCAGTGTTAAATATACTGATGTTCTTAATTGTATTGCTTAATTATTTGGGAGTGTTGACTGTTGTCTTGCAGGGTGAGAAATGTGACTGTCTGTCTTTGAATTCCAGGGAATTCATTATCTGCCATACTCGATGGAGAAGGACGACTAACGTTTCTAAACAGGGGAGAAGATTATGTAATGACAATGCCATATGCCCATTGTAAAGGTAGCGGTTCTTTTCATTCTCTAGATGGCAAAATTATGAGAAAAGAAGTTTGTTATTCTAAATAGTTCATTATTCTAAATAATGTGCTGTGTTGGATTCAATCCTGTCATCTGGAGGAGAGTATTCTGAACATTGGCAACTTTGGTGGCTCTAGGCTTCCACATATTTTATCAGGAGAAAAATACATCTGTTGCTTAAGCCATGCTGCATTTTGACAcaggagaatatttttttaactagtAAGAAATAGTAAGAGCATACATACTTAGTTGTCACTACATTACATTAATTTACTGAGTTGCCTTTTATTAGAGCAGCTTTGAGCTTTTCCGCTATTTTCCTCTTGTAAGCATGAAAGGCAACACAGTGTGATTTGATTATAAATCGTGAACATTAGTCCTTAGTTTCACTATGGGAAATGGGTTAGTGCTTTGTAAAGTTTTCTGCAAGGTCAGTAATAGCACAAAATAGATTGCAGAATTGCTCATTTTTAAGCTGTAACTTACTCAGTATTGTCTACCCATATACTCCAGAATTCCCTTTCAGAATACACAGAATCACGCAGGAAGGGTCAtccaaaaatacaatttttcctCTGGCACAAGTATGTTTACTCTAGGAATTTTACCCAAGTAACttaggggttttgttttgttcaattaaaaacatttgttttagctgggggtttttgttttgtttttgggttttttttctcttgcaggaATTCTATATGGAACAATGACCTTAGAGCTTGGAGGAATAGTCAACATCACCTGTGAGAAAACTGGCTACAGTGCAACAATTGAATTCAAACTCAAGGTTAGTGAACACTGTGAGTGGGCACAAGAAAGAGAATGAACATAATGTCCACTCACATAAACTAAACAAAGGTTTCTGAACTACTTCTAGATGGcttctgaaaaatgcatttgccATCCTTGAGGTGGAAACTGataaaaaaacagttttcaagaAGTGTGTACTTGGAGAGAGAAACTGTGTTCAGTTGAAATTATAGGGAAACATTAAAGTTGGGAAGCTGTGTTAACTGACAATTTGCTTTGTCAGTCCACAGGATACATATGCAGCCTGTCAAAAGGCCAAAGAAAATCCCTGGCAATCATTGTTGCTGTTTCTACAAAAGATAATCTCTAGTAACAAatggtccttggcaaagccgTGAAATTAGTGTAGCAAATGACTGTGTCCTTCGGGACTGTGTCCTGTGGGAGtgttttctgcattattttctgttttctttccacatCTGTTAGACAATACTTTTACTCAGAAAATCTtttaagaagaaggaaagaagaaactaTTTACTCTGGTTTTAGACTTCTTTAAGATTAATAAGTAGAAGATACAATATTAAAGATATCAGGGCTATTTACAGCACATTtcataaattcacatttttccttaagaataaatatataaacagaaataaaatgttattaaaataaaacatgaaaccatttgtttttctttgcagccTTTTTTGGGTAACAACGACAGTGTTAACCAAATATCAGGGAGAATTAAGCTTGGCAAAGAAGTTCTGGCTTTTTTAGAGGGTCACTGGGTAAGTAGTGAGTGATGCTCTTTTATAAATTCTGGCTGACAGTTGAGACAGGTGAAAATAGCGCTTAAACTCAAAAAAGactcatgtttaaaaaaaagtgaaatactgCTTTTGCAGAAAGTATTCCAGACGGTATAGAATCAACATTGTTCTATTTCCAGTTCTTAAAAGGTGGAAAAGTTTTAGTAgtttatgaagaaaatgaaatgttgcTTCACAATCTTGTGAAATGTTTATTATATACATTAGTACTATGAAGTGCTATGAAGAATATTTATGGCACCAGCATGAAACATTTAAGGTTGCTTCATTTCTGGTGAGGTGACATGGCATCACTAGGTTTTGAATGTGGTAATGATTCCATTGCATCTCTGTTCCAAGCTAGAACCTAGCACAGAGGgtagaaatgaaattttaaatttagcaTACCTAATTATTCTTAACTGCATGcattctaaagaaaataaattcttatgACAATAAAAAAAGGCTGTTCCttgcttttttgttattttgacaCTCTTTGAGATAATTACAATTAAGAAACCAATCATATCTGTTGCAGGACAGTGAAGTTATTATTAGTGACAAGAAGACAGGTGTTTCAGAGACCTTCTGGAACCCAACATCTGATATAAAGCAGCGTAGATTACATAGATACACTGTGAAGCTTGAAGAGCAAGATGACTTTGAGTCAGAGAAGTAAGTTCACTTTAGAACCATGTTATTATTTTGCCAAAATAAAACTCATAATCTTCTCCAAAATAGAAGCAAATTATCATTGCTTTCCCATATTTGATGATACTAGCCTTTGATGATAAAAGAAAGTAACACTGTTAAATATAAGATCATTATCCCTTACAATCAGGGAAATCTTGATAGAAATGTAGATAAAACATCTATTAAAATGGTAATATTCTCTTTGGAGGGTGGTCCATTTACTTAGCCTGTAATTGAGGAAATTGTTTGCAGTTATTTGTCAACTGGATTGTGACTCTGGTGATTCTGTATATTGTTCATTTGTCAGGCTTTGGCAACAAGTgacaaaagcaataaataataaagacCAAACAGAAGCTACTCAGGAGAAATATATTCTGGaagaagctcagagaaagagtgcCAAAGAGAGGAAACTTAAGGATGAAGAGTGGACATGCAAGCTGTTTGATCAGGATTCAGTCACAGGAGAATGGCACTATAAATATGCCGAGTGAGTCCTGGAGTGCTTGGTAATGTTGCTGAGCCTCTTTCTGTGGTTCCAGCAGCAAAAGAACTGATACATATAGCTTATTTACATATAACAATATAGCTCTGCTATGTTCTAGATTTTTTGGGGCGTGGCAGTTTGGGGGGTGCATTGTCCTCCCTTTCTTCCCCCTAGACTGACCCAGAACATCTACACAGGTTTTCCCTGCATTCCTCACCAATGTTGCAAAAGTCAACTAGAAGCTGAGCCCTTTATTAGAGATGATTTCCACAAAGCACCCATGTTCTGCTGACTTTTTTTCGGTACCCAGCATGCTTCTGTATTGTAGAgattgtaaaattaaaatagccAACCATGATACACACAAAGTCAAGTAACTTTGAATCCATGGATGTTGGAAGCATATTCCCATGGCTAAGCCTGGGAGGCCTTTACCTTTCTATACAAGAATGGTGATATTGAGGTCATAGCCTAAGTGTATGTACAGGGAAGAATACAAGAATCCTGAGTACTCTATACATCTCCAGCAAATTTGCAACTTGGAGATCTCCTGGAACCAAACAAGCAATTTATGTAGTTAACAACTCTAAGTAAATTCATTTTTGATGAATTTCATTGGTTTCTTATTAAGTTTGTGCAGACTTTCACAACTGAAAACATCGTGCAGCAGGGAAATTCCCAAGCATTAGGAAGAGAACTGTACTTGAACTCTGTTAGACTTTAAGACCTATCTTGTTAATCTGTGTTATTTCCGATATCCTGATGTCCTTGAGGCCTTGTGGTTCAAAGATGTGCCACAGAAATTTTGTTAAGTGCCAGAAAGCAATCTGCAGTGACAGCATTCCCTGGAAAaagcctctctctctcctttcaaGCATATAATGCTCACCACCTGGACCATGTAGAGAGCAATCTTCTGCACTTACTGTGAAAGATGTGTTCAGTGAGCTGGAGCATTTGTTAAGGTATCTGGATTATGGATTTAGGCATCT of Vidua macroura isolate BioBank_ID:100142 chromosome 5, ASM2450914v1, whole genome shotgun sequence contains these proteins:
- the OSBPL8 gene encoding oxysterol-binding protein-related protein 8 isoform X1; amino-acid sequence: MENILVDGELDRNSHYGDNRDSPGPSTLVTNGDDQPITPGKMNQHQVKEIYFTPTKELLQPCLSPGIAHSHGFDKGKDDASQKDDAAYSMSKSKSESKLFNGSEKDISQSSSKLTKKESLKVQKKNYREEKKRATKELLSTITDPSVIVMADWLKIRGTLKSWTKLWCVLKPGVLLLYKTPKNDQWVGTVLLNVCELIERPSKKDGFCFKLFHPLEQTIWATKGPKGEAVGAITLPLPSSYLIIRAASESDGRCWMDALELALKCSSLLKRTMIREGKEHDLNSSADSTHVSFYGLLRANNLHSGENLPLNDSEIERHHFKDQDTYSDKSDKENDHDHEESDNDGLGKSEESDSDTSERQDDSYVDPEPIDIKETTYLEQSHEELGEAGEAAQTEEVSEENKSLIWTLLKQVRPGMDLSKVVLPTFILEPRSFLDKLSDYYYHADFLSEAALEENAYNRMKKVVKWYLSGFYKKPKGLKKPYNPILGEFFRCMWIHPRTNSKTFYIAEQVSHHPPISAFYVSNRKDGFCLSGSILAKSKFYGNSLSAILDGEGRLTFLNRGEDYVMTMPYAHCKGILYGTMTLELGGIVNITCEKTGYSATIEFKLKPFLGNNDSVNQISGRIKLGKEVLAFLEGHWDSEVIISDKKTGVSETFWNPTSDIKQRRLHRYTVKLEEQDDFESEKLWQQVTKAINNKDQTEATQEKYILEEAQRKSAKERKLKDEEWTCKLFDQDSVTGEWHYKYADTRPWDPLNDMIQFEKDGTIQTKVRHRTPMVTVPKIKLKPSSLKKGECGFSSPEPDNQDSSGSEAQLMKHNTRARKKGADLGELQSAIESIKETQEDIKREIMALRNRVTYNSSPWDYHSLQFKHYVFIVLMVLLQLIINVLLK
- the OSBPL8 gene encoding oxysterol-binding protein-related protein 8 isoform X3, encoding MNQHQVKEIYFTPTKELLQPCLSPGIAHSHGFDKGKDDASQKDDAAYSMSKSKSESKLFNGSEKDISQSSSKLTKKESLKVQKKNYREEKKRATKELLSTITDPSVIVMADWLKIRGTLKSWTKLWCVLKPGVLLLYKTPKNDQWVGTVLLNVCELIERPSKKDGFCFKLFHPLEQTIWATKGPKGEAVGAITLPLPSSYLIIRAASESDGRCWMDALELALKCSSLLKRTMIREGKEHDLNSSADSTHVSFYGLLRANNLHSGENLPLNDSEIERHHFKDQDTYSDKSDKENDHDHEESDNDGLGKSEESDSDTSERQDDSYVDPEPIDIKETTYLEQSHEELGEAGEAAQTEEVSEENKSLIWTLLKQVRPGMDLSKVVLPTFILEPRSFLDKLSDYYYHADFLSEAALEENAYNRMKKVVKWYLSGFYKKPKGLKKPYNPILGEFFRCMWIHPRTNSKTFYIAEQVSHHPPISAFYVSNRKDGFCLSGSILAKSKFYGNSLSAILDGEGRLTFLNRGEDYVMTMPYAHCKGILYGTMTLELGGIVNITCEKTGYSATIEFKLKPFLGNNDSVNQISGRIKLGKEVLAFLEGHWDSEVIISDKKTGVSETFWNPTSDIKQRRLHRYTVKLEEQDDFESEKLWQQVTKAINNKDQTEATQEKYILEEAQRKSAKERKLKDEEWTCKLFDQDSVTGEWHYKYADTRPWDPLNDMIQFEKDGTIQTKVRHRTPMVTVPKIKLKPSSLKKGECGFSSPEPDNQDSSGSEAQLMKHNTRARKKGADLGELQSAIESIKETQEDIKREIMALRNRVTYNSSPWDYHSLQFKHYVFIVLMVLLQLIINVLLK
- the OSBPL8 gene encoding oxysterol-binding protein-related protein 8 isoform X2 yields the protein MKEEGPVRRRFSSCAGISSVFSPRADGRKLVRNASFGGYNGLSPALPGFDKGKDDASQKDDAAYSMSKSKSESKLFNGSEKDISQSSSKLTKKESLKVQKKNYREEKKRATKELLSTITDPSVIVMADWLKIRGTLKSWTKLWCVLKPGVLLLYKTPKNDQWVGTVLLNVCELIERPSKKDGFCFKLFHPLEQTIWATKGPKGEAVGAITLPLPSSYLIIRAASESDGRCWMDALELALKCSSLLKRTMIREGKEHDLNSSADSTHVSFYGLLRANNLHSGENLPLNDSEIERHHFKDQDTYSDKSDKENDHDHEESDNDGLGKSEESDSDTSERQDDSYVDPEPIDIKETTYLEQSHEELGEAGEAAQTEEVSEENKSLIWTLLKQVRPGMDLSKVVLPTFILEPRSFLDKLSDYYYHADFLSEAALEENAYNRMKKVVKWYLSGFYKKPKGLKKPYNPILGEFFRCMWIHPRTNSKTFYIAEQVSHHPPISAFYVSNRKDGFCLSGSILAKSKFYGNSLSAILDGEGRLTFLNRGEDYVMTMPYAHCKGILYGTMTLELGGIVNITCEKTGYSATIEFKLKPFLGNNDSVNQISGRIKLGKEVLAFLEGHWDSEVIISDKKTGVSETFWNPTSDIKQRRLHRYTVKLEEQDDFESEKLWQQVTKAINNKDQTEATQEKYILEEAQRKSAKERKLKDEEWTCKLFDQDSVTGEWHYKYADTRPWDPLNDMIQFEKDGTIQTKVRHRTPMVTVPKIKLKPSSLKKGECGFSSPEPDNQDSSGSEAQLMKHNTRARKKGADLGELQSAIESIKETQEDIKREIMALRNRVTYNSSPWDYHSLQFKHYVFIVLMVLLQLIINVLLK